The following proteins come from a genomic window of Nostoc sp. TCL26-01:
- a CDS encoding fatty acid desaturase yields MTSKHLTLASEGENLLRLSWVNVVFFATIHILALLAPWFFSWSALGLVLFLHWLFGSIGICLGYHRLLSHKSFQVPKWLEYAIAIIGALALQGGPIFWVGGHRQHHAHTEDPNLDPYSAQRGFWWSHMLWIFYPRPEFFDNKIYQKSAPDLARQPFYRWLDRYFLLLQIPLGLLLYACGGWSFVIYGMFVRAVLLWHSTWFVNSATHMWGYRTFAANDNARNLWWVSLLTYGEGWHNNHHTYPNVAKSGFQWWEIDVTWWSIKALKTLGLAKRVVSK; encoded by the coding sequence ATGACTTCAAAACATCTAACACTCGCCTCTGAGGGGGAGAATTTACTGCGCCTCAGTTGGGTAAATGTAGTATTTTTTGCCACAATTCATATCTTAGCTTTATTGGCTCCTTGGTTTTTTTCCTGGTCTGCTTTGGGTTTGGTGTTATTTTTACACTGGTTATTTGGCAGTATTGGTATTTGTTTGGGGTATCACCGATTACTTAGCCATAAGAGTTTTCAAGTACCCAAATGGTTAGAATATGCGATCGCCATCATCGGCGCTTTAGCTCTTCAAGGAGGGCCTATTTTTTGGGTGGGTGGACACCGCCAGCATCACGCCCATACGGAAGATCCCAACTTAGATCCCTATTCTGCTCAACGCGGTTTTTGGTGGAGTCATATGTTGTGGATTTTCTACCCCCGCCCTGAGTTTTTTGACAATAAAATCTATCAAAAGTCTGCCCCTGATTTAGCTAGACAACCTTTCTATCGTTGGTTAGACCGCTACTTCTTACTATTGCAAATTCCTCTAGGGCTACTACTTTACGCTTGCGGCGGATGGTCTTTTGTGATTTACGGGATGTTTGTCAGAGCAGTATTACTCTGGCATTCCACGTGGTTTGTCAATTCTGCCACACATATGTGGGGTTATCGCACCTTTGCAGCCAATGATAACGCGCGTAATTTGTGGTGGGTTTCTCTCCTCACCTATGGCGAAGGTTGGCACAACAACCATCACACTTACCCCAATGTAGCCAAATCAGGCTTCCAGTGGTGGGAAATTGATGTGACTTGGTGGAGTATTAAAGCTTTGAAAACCTTGGGTTTAGCTAAGAGAGTAGTGAGTAAGTAA
- a CDS encoding NAD(P)-dependent oxidoreductase, with protein sequence MKKLLITGASGFLGWHLCQEAQTEWEVYGTYYTHPLDIPGSKLVKVNLTDFTELKQIFREIQPDAVIHTAAQSQPNFCQTHPDESYIINVTASCNIAGLCADDAIPYAFTSSELVFNGLNSPYRESDRICPINIYGEQKVMAEVGILERYPLTAVCRMPLMFGNVPPTAKSFIQPFIQTLQAGKELNLFIDEFRTPVSGKTAAKGLLLALTKVNGIIHLGGKERISRYDFGQILAEVFQLPATGIKACRQQDVKMAAPRPADVSLDSSLAFALGYQPLSIKEELAALLIPHL encoded by the coding sequence ATGAAAAAACTTTTAATTACTGGTGCTAGTGGTTTTTTAGGATGGCATCTTTGCCAGGAAGCTCAAACAGAATGGGAAGTTTATGGAACTTATTACACTCATCCCTTAGATATTCCTGGGAGCAAATTAGTCAAGGTAAACTTAACTGATTTTACAGAACTCAAGCAAATATTTCGGGAAATTCAACCAGATGCTGTTATTCATACAGCTGCACAATCACAACCTAATTTTTGCCAAACCCATCCAGATGAATCCTACATAATTAATGTCACTGCATCCTGTAATATTGCTGGACTTTGTGCTGATGATGCTATTCCTTATGCTTTTACATCTAGTGAATTAGTATTTAATGGCTTAAATTCTCCTTATCGGGAAAGCGATCGCATCTGTCCTATTAACATTTATGGTGAACAAAAAGTCATGGCGGAAGTAGGTATATTAGAACGCTATCCCCTGACAGCCGTTTGTCGAATGCCATTAATGTTTGGCAATGTCCCACCTACAGCTAAAAGCTTTATTCAACCATTTATTCAAACCTTACAAGCAGGTAAGGAACTAAACTTATTTATAGATGAATTTCGCACCCCTGTCAGTGGCAAAACGGCGGCAAAAGGATTGTTATTAGCATTAACAAAAGTCAATGGCATCATTCATCTCGGTGGCAAAGAACGGATTTCTCGTTATGATTTTGGTCAAATTTTAGCAGAGGTGTTTCAATTACCAGCTACAGGAATTAAGGCTTGTCGTCAACAAGATGTGAAAATGGCAGCACCCAGACCGGCGGATGTTTCTTTAGATAGTTCCCTGGCTTTCGCTTTGGGCTATCAACCTTTATCTATCAAGGAAGAATTAGCAGCCCTATTGATTCCCCACCTTTGA
- a CDS encoding DUF29 domain-containing protein — translation MAATQPTVFKNFRLYDQDFYMWIETTVKQLKEGRFSDVDLENLIEEIESMGRSEKRALESNLVIVLMHLLKYKYQPEKRTNSWLSTIFEHRRRLNKNLQDSPSLKKYFAENFIECYQDARQLAALETGLTIDIFPVESFWTAEECLNQEFLPD, via the coding sequence ATGGCAGCGACTCAACCAACAGTTTTTAAAAACTTTCGTCTTTACGATCAAGATTTTTATATGTGGATAGAGACAACTGTTAAACAGTTAAAAGAAGGTAGATTTTCTGATGTTGATTTAGAAAATCTGATTGAAGAAATTGAAAGTATGGGGAGAAGTGAAAAAAGAGCTTTAGAAAGCAATTTAGTAATTGTATTAATGCACCTATTAAAATACAAATATCAACCAGAAAAACGTACTAATAGTTGGCTTTCTACTATCTTTGAACATCGACGTAGACTAAATAAAAATTTGCAAGATAGCCCAAGTTTGAAAAAGTACTTTGCTGAAAACTTTATCGAATGTTATCAGGATGCGCGTCAGTTAGCGGCTTTAGAAACTGGGTTAACCATTGATATTTTTCCAGTAGAGTCTTTTTGGACTGCGGAGGAATGTTTAAATCAAGAGTTTTTACCTGATTAG
- a CDS encoding Uma2 family endonuclease: MLLTERRADRVILYNISWQQLENLLVDLGENRAARIAYDDGTLEIMTPLPEHEYYKELMGDIIKDTAEVLELDYECYGSTTWKRELQKAGIESDNCFYFQNEALIRGKLKFDLNQDPPPDLALEIDVTSKSLDRFPIYARLGIPEIWCYDAGEIKIYQLQGKEYIQQEKSLVFPHLNIQEIPSLIERYRMAGRRVFRQAIREWVKGQIG; this comes from the coding sequence ATGCTGTTAACTGAACGTCGTGCTGATCGAGTGATTCTCTACAATATCAGTTGGCAACAATTGGAAAATCTATTAGTAGACTTAGGTGAAAATCGTGCAGCTAGGATAGCTTATGATGATGGCACGTTAGAGATTATGACACCATTACCAGAACACGAATATTACAAAGAACTAATGGGTGACATCATCAAAGATACGGCTGAAGTTTTAGAGCTAGATTATGAGTGTTATGGCTCAACTACTTGGAAAAGAGAACTACAAAAGGCTGGCATAGAATCTGATAATTGTTTTTATTTCCAAAATGAAGCCTTAATTAGAGGTAAACTTAAGTTTGATTTAAATCAAGACCCGCCACCAGACTTAGCTCTAGAAATTGATGTTACTAGTAAATCTTTAGATCGCTTTCCCATTTACGCCCGTCTAGGCATACCCGAAATTTGGTGCTATGACGCTGGAGAAATCAAAATTTACCAGTTGCAAGGTAAAGAATATATCCAACAAGAAAAAAGTTTAGTATTTCCTCATTTGAACATTCAAGAAATTCCATCACTTATCGAAAGATACCGCATGGCAGGAAGACGGGTTTTTCGACAAGCAATTAGAGAATGGGTAAAAGGACAAATAGGTTAA
- a CDS encoding XisI protein, with the protein MQRNAEEYEVQTIFDEQQDHYQLLYVGWRGNKRDFGCILHLDIKDGKIWIQHDGTEEGIANRLLEMGVPKQDIILAFHEPYVRQFTGFGA; encoded by the coding sequence ATGCAACGAAATGCTGAGGAGTATGAGGTGCAAACAATTTTTGACGAACAGCAAGACCACTATCAATTACTTTATGTTGGTTGGCGGGGAAATAAACGCGACTTTGGCTGTATTCTACATCTCGATATTAAAGATGGGAAAATATGGATTCAACATGATGGTACAGAAGAAGGAATTGCCAATCGATTACTGGAAATGGGAGTACCAAAACAAGATATTATTTTGGCGTTCCACGAACCCTATGTACGTCAGTTTACCGGGTTTGGAGCTTGA
- a CDS encoding pentapeptide repeat-containing protein codes for MTIESNSPNLPTPEPTPEQDLQPDDFDGGTGDNHLTSEALAAQQALAAISSLQSPQNKSALKQAHSNFQQRLKPPIIVKPRALLITVIGIVITFSGIFLNNWIIGAIGTLVTLLLSLVMLLPWLQYVIEEWFSPLDRTLFVAFVGLVVSLIGFLRFSGVGDRLLLWGRKINWEASGTLAEWFGALGQILIAIIAVYVAWRQYVISKDLTIQQNLLTVQQNIITQQQTIDSYFQGISDLVLDEEGLLEDWPQERAIAEGRTAAIFSSVDGSGKAKILRFLSRSKLLTPLKRDRRLGRAILNGMGGYAEDRLEGVRVIDLGVMLAGADLSQTDLRWTDLSEANLVRANLSGCDLVKANLSRTILYDANINGADLNAVRLFYGSVEKASPRSRSEPPDYNTGEHTGAVIENADFSDVQRMSEANRYYCCAWSGEKSRETIPGGCEGIPNKLGR; via the coding sequence ATGACAATTGAATCCAATTCTCCTAATCTACCAACCCCAGAACCAACACCTGAACAAGACTTACAACCGGATGACTTTGACGGTGGTACAGGTGATAATCATTTAACTTCGGAAGCACTAGCCGCACAACAAGCTTTAGCGGCAATTTCGTCGTTACAGTCACCGCAAAACAAATCTGCTTTAAAGCAAGCCCATTCTAATTTTCAGCAACGCCTGAAACCTCCAATTATAGTTAAGCCGAGGGCATTACTAATTACTGTAATTGGCATAGTCATCACTTTTAGCGGAATTTTCCTGAATAACTGGATAATTGGTGCTATCGGCACATTGGTGACATTGTTGCTGTCGTTGGTGATGCTGTTACCCTGGCTGCAATATGTGATAGAAGAGTGGTTTTCACCTTTGGATAGAACTCTGTTTGTGGCTTTTGTGGGATTGGTTGTATCACTCATCGGCTTTTTGCGGTTTAGTGGTGTGGGCGATCGCCTACTTCTCTGGGGACGTAAAATTAACTGGGAAGCTTCTGGAACTCTGGCAGAATGGTTTGGTGCTTTAGGTCAGATTCTCATTGCCATCATTGCTGTTTATGTGGCGTGGCGACAATATGTCATATCCAAAGACTTGACAATTCAGCAAAACCTATTGACTGTTCAGCAAAACATCATCACTCAGCAACAGACAATTGATTCTTACTTCCAAGGCATTTCTGACTTAGTATTAGATGAAGAAGGATTACTCGAAGACTGGCCGCAAGAAAGAGCGATCGCAGAAGGACGCACAGCAGCTATCTTTAGTAGTGTTGATGGTAGTGGTAAAGCCAAAATTCTCCGCTTTCTCTCCCGTTCTAAGTTACTTACACCATTAAAACGCGATCGCCGTTTGGGTAGAGCAATTCTCAATGGTATGGGCGGTTACGCTGAAGATCGCCTGGAAGGTGTGCGCGTTATAGATTTAGGTGTGATGTTAGCAGGTGCAGACCTTTCCCAAACAGATTTACGTTGGACTGACCTGAGTGAAGCCAATCTTGTCCGCGCTAACCTCAGTGGTTGTGATTTAGTCAAAGCCAACCTCTCTCGCACCATCCTCTACGATGCAAATATCAACGGTGCTGATCTCAATGCTGTGCGCTTATTCTATGGTTCCGTAGAAAAAGCCTCACCCCGCAGTCGCAGCGAACCACCAGATTACAATACAGGCGAACACACCGGTGCTGTCATCGAAAATGCCGATTTCAGCGATGTACAACGTATGTCAGAAGCCAACCGTTACTACTGCTGCGCCTGGAGTGGCGAAAAATCCAGAGAAACAATCCCTGGCGGTTGTGAGGGTATTCCTAATAAGTTGGGAAGGTGA
- the mazG gene encoding nucleoside triphosphate pyrophosphohydrolase, producing the protein MELSQNQDNMETLAALQELIEVVAKLRSPDGGCPWDLAQTPASLTPYVIEEAYEVVDAIKSGVQDAIAEELGDLLLQVVLQAQIASEYGQFSLEAVAKGITQKLIRRHPHVFGDVTVENADEVRQNWEQIKAQEKGESSAESQKLSTKLSRYSRTLPPLTAAMKISQKAAEVGFEWENIDGVWAKFHEELQEFQQAVAQESPERQQAELGDLLFAIIQLARWHNLDPSEGLQGTNQRFVQRLQKMEAVVNRPLTDYSLDELEALWQQAKAELAQE; encoded by the coding sequence ATGGAATTGAGTCAAAATCAAGACAATATGGAGACTTTGGCGGCGTTGCAGGAGTTGATTGAGGTGGTGGCAAAGTTGCGATCGCCTGATGGGGGTTGTCCTTGGGATTTGGCACAAACTCCTGCAAGTCTGACACCTTATGTGATAGAGGAAGCTTATGAGGTGGTGGATGCGATTAAAAGTGGGGTGCAGGATGCGATCGCTGAGGAGTTGGGAGATTTATTATTACAGGTGGTATTGCAAGCGCAAATTGCGAGTGAGTATGGGCAATTTTCTCTAGAAGCAGTTGCCAAAGGTATTACGCAAAAGTTGATTCGTCGTCATCCCCATGTGTTTGGTGATGTAACTGTGGAAAATGCGGATGAGGTGCGGCAAAATTGGGAACAAATCAAGGCACAGGAAAAAGGTGAATCATCGGCAGAAAGTCAAAAGCTGAGTACAAAACTCAGTCGTTATAGCAGGACTTTGCCTCCCCTAACAGCAGCGATGAAGATTTCTCAAAAGGCGGCTGAGGTAGGGTTTGAGTGGGAAAATATTGATGGGGTGTGGGCAAAGTTCCACGAGGAGTTACAAGAGTTTCAACAGGCAGTTGCACAAGAGTCACCAGAACGTCAACAGGCAGAATTAGGTGATTTACTTTTTGCCATCATTCAGTTAGCCCGTTGGCATAATCTTGACCCCAGTGAAGGTTTACAAGGCACTAATCAACGGTTTGTCCAACGGTTGCAAAAAATGGAGGCAGTAGTAAACCGTCCCCTAACAGATTACAGTTTGGATGAGTTAGAAGCCCTCTGGCAACAGGCTAAAGCTGAACTTGCTCAAGAGTAA
- a CDS encoding TetR/AcrR family transcriptional regulator has protein sequence MTSQPLSTRQRLIQAALELFTAQGVSATTTRQIAERATVNEVTLFRNFGNKHGLLLAVLEESAAFKNLGESLVRRATPPGNVYQALKDYASDTLHALERIPELVRSVVGEADQFPTDNRRALGRGLTEANRYVAEYLATVIQQGDLSTYLPAEKLASLLNGMILGYAVIEFTSEFHQLWESRDDFLENLVELFLQGAMSPATTSATSRIERSIITPEVADLPAVLVHEILRQARKSGVQDYAIAYVLFAAGLSLTEIVNLQRNQQIYDTDGHFIQITTPGFVRQVPVNQWILGKRYGSYTNNPLIKWLKSRKDADLAMFLNTAAQPISEAEVLENWQTWTKGLLTPQGQIPEISQAQHTWRVEMLMRGMSLDNLSILTGGDRSQLQPYAHRAREKSALEQATRLDAKG, from the coding sequence ATGACCTCTCAACCCCTCTCAACTCGTCAACGCTTGATTCAAGCGGCATTGGAGTTATTTACAGCTCAAGGAGTGAGTGCCACTACAACCCGGCAAATTGCCGAAAGAGCAACAGTGAATGAAGTAACCTTGTTTCGCAATTTTGGGAATAAACATGGGCTACTTTTGGCTGTGTTAGAAGAATCGGCAGCTTTTAAAAACTTAGGCGAGTCTTTGGTGCGACGAGCAACTCCCCCAGGTAATGTTTATCAAGCATTAAAAGATTATGCAAGTGACACTTTACACGCTTTAGAAAGAATACCAGAGTTAGTTAGGTCTGTGGTGGGTGAAGCTGACCAATTTCCTACAGACAATCGTCGTGCTTTGGGAAGAGGATTGACAGAGGCTAACCGCTATGTGGCTGAATATTTAGCAACTGTGATTCAACAGGGAGATTTAAGCACCTATCTACCCGCAGAAAAATTAGCTAGTTTACTCAATGGGATGATTTTGGGTTATGCTGTCATCGAATTTACTAGCGAATTTCACCAACTATGGGAAAGTCGGGATGATTTTCTGGAAAATTTGGTGGAATTATTTCTGCAAGGCGCGATGTCACCCGCTACAACATCAGCAACAAGCCGCATCGAAAGAAGTATTATTACCCCAGAAGTAGCCGATTTACCTGCTGTTTTAGTCCATGAAATTCTCCGTCAAGCCAGAAAATCAGGGGTGCAAGATTATGCGATCGCTTATGTATTATTTGCTGCGGGTTTATCACTCACAGAAATAGTTAACTTACAGCGCAACCAACAGATTTATGATACTGATGGTCACTTTATTCAGATTACAACCCCAGGATTTGTGCGGCAAGTGCCTGTAAATCAGTGGATTTTGGGTAAACGTTATGGTTCCTACACCAACAATCCTTTAATTAAATGGTTGAAAAGTCGGAAAGATGCTGATCTGGCTATGTTTCTCAATACAGCAGCTCAACCAATCTCGGAAGCGGAGGTTTTAGAAAATTGGCAAACATGGACTAAAGGATTATTGACTCCCCAAGGACAAATACCAGAAATTTCGCAAGCTCAACATACTTGGCGTGTGGAAATGTTGATGCGGGGTATGAGTCTAGACAATTTGAGTATACTTACAGGTGGCGATCGCTCTCAATTACAACCTTACGCCCATAGAGCTAGAGAAAAATCGGCTCTAGAGCAAGCAACTCGTCTAGATGCCAAGGGTTAG
- a CDS encoding DUF4365 domain-containing protein: MDINQQKEQFSNAYLQAVTSVAGYSLYKPAVDDDSVDWGIAATGIMGRIRAPRLELQLKSTSRDILNNKAIHYPLKPKNYNDLRMIDFVVPRILIVVLIPDNLADWVQQSEKELCLRYGGYWLSLRGMPETQNISTVTVTMSRDNQFTVAALQSIMQSICQGVQP; the protein is encoded by the coding sequence GTGGATATCAACCAACAGAAAGAACAATTTAGCAACGCATATCTCCAAGCTGTTACCAGTGTTGCAGGTTATTCTCTTTACAAACCAGCTGTAGATGACGACAGCGTAGACTGGGGAATAGCTGCCACAGGTATTATGGGACGCATCCGTGCGCCTCGTTTGGAATTGCAGCTAAAATCAACATCAAGAGATATCCTTAACAATAAAGCTATCCACTACCCTCTCAAACCGAAAAATTACAATGATTTACGAATGATTGATTTTGTTGTTCCTAGAATCTTAATTGTAGTTTTAATTCCTGACAACTTAGCTGACTGGGTGCAACAATCAGAAAAAGAACTTTGTCTGAGGTATGGCGGCTATTGGTTATCCTTGCGAGGAATGCCAGAAACACAAAACATCTCGACTGTGACTGTCACCATGTCAAGAGATAATCAATTTACAGTTGCTGCTCTCCAATCAATTATGCAAAGTATCTGTCAAGGAGTACAACCATGA
- a CDS encoding metal-binding protein — protein sequence MPSGRTHDRITLWALPLVAGVSFWQTRSGNVTLLVAGGFMFGGLMFGPDLDIYSRQYQRWGFLRWIWLPYQKSLRHRSFLSHGPIIGTTLRVVYLVSWLAVVAMVILAVADKLGNVSVTWQDLEGSVRRSLSSYGTEFLALFLGLELGAMSHSLSDWGGSAYKRWQKQGVKGLLPRGMKKRQVKSRRATGGRGKEKR from the coding sequence ATGCCCTCTGGTCGAACCCACGATCGCATTACTTTATGGGCGTTGCCATTGGTGGCTGGTGTGTCTTTCTGGCAGACTCGCTCTGGTAACGTGACTTTGTTGGTAGCAGGCGGGTTTATGTTTGGTGGGTTGATGTTCGGCCCTGATTTGGATATTTACTCGCGTCAGTATCAACGCTGGGGCTTTTTGCGTTGGATTTGGCTACCTTATCAAAAAAGTCTCCGCCATCGTTCTTTTTTATCTCATGGGCCGATTATTGGCACGACATTGCGGGTAGTTTATTTGGTGAGTTGGTTGGCTGTTGTGGCGATGGTGATTTTGGCAGTTGCTGATAAGCTAGGGAATGTGTCTGTGACTTGGCAAGATTTGGAGGGTAGTGTTAGGCGATCGCTTTCAAGTTATGGGACTGAGTTTTTGGCTTTGTTTTTGGGGTTGGAATTGGGGGCGATGAGTCATTCTCTCAGCGATTGGGGAGGTTCGGCTTATAAGCGGTGGCAAAAGCAGGGGGTCAAGGGTTTGCTACCTCGTGGGATGAAGAAGCGTCAGGTGAAAAGTCGTCGGGCTACGGGGGGGAGAGGGAAGGAAAAGAGGTAA
- a CDS encoding histidine phosphatase family protein has product MTRVIIVRHGQSTYNIERRIQGRADVSTLTDKGYSDASKVGKALSNISFNAIYSSPLQRARQTAEIIHQELAGQSEVRISDLLLEIDLPLWEKMLTSEVKQKFAEDYRIWHEQPHELQMLIKDGGETREHFPVLSLYAQARQFWQEVLARHTGETILIVGHNGINRALISTALGVHPSRYHSLQQSNCCISVLNFAGKLGEPVQLESMNQTQHMGETLPSLRPGHHGVRLLLVRHGETEWNRQTRFQGQIDVPLNDNGREQARKAGVFLQDVAIDFAVSSSMLRPKETAEIILGHHPQINLELQDGLREISHGLWEGKLEAEIEQEFPTELHQWRIAPAEVQMPEGENLQQVWERSVISWQNIVQTALANQRQTGLIVAHDATNKTLLCHVLGLTPDNFWNFRQGNGAVSVIDYPSGLNGVPVLQAMNITSHLSGGVLDKTAAGAL; this is encoded by the coding sequence ATGACTCGTGTCATTATTGTGCGTCATGGTCAAAGTACCTATAATATCGAACGCCGAATCCAAGGGCGTGCTGATGTATCAACATTGACGGATAAAGGCTATAGTGATGCTAGCAAAGTAGGTAAAGCCCTCAGTAATATTTCATTTAATGCGATTTACAGTAGCCCACTCCAGCGAGCAAGACAGACAGCAGAAATTATTCATCAGGAATTAGCTGGACAGTCTGAGGTACGAATTTCTGATTTGCTGTTGGAAATTGACTTGCCTTTGTGGGAAAAAATGCTCACCTCTGAAGTCAAACAGAAGTTTGCCGAAGATTACCGCATTTGGCATGAACAGCCCCACGAATTACAGATGTTAATTAAAGATGGTGGGGAAACTAGAGAACATTTTCCCGTTTTATCTTTATACGCACAGGCGCGGCAATTTTGGCAAGAAGTTTTAGCTCGCCATACAGGTGAAACTATTCTTATCGTCGGACATAACGGTATTAATCGCGCTTTGATTAGTACAGCTTTAGGAGTTCATCCTAGTCGTTACCATTCCTTACAACAATCTAACTGCTGCATTAGCGTCTTAAATTTTGCTGGGAAATTGGGCGAACCTGTGCAACTAGAATCGATGAATCAAACACAGCACATGGGTGAGACTCTACCCTCTCTACGTCCCGGTCATCATGGAGTCAGGCTGTTGTTGGTGCGTCATGGGGAAACTGAATGGAATCGCCAAACTAGGTTTCAAGGACAAATCGACGTTCCCCTGAACGACAATGGCCGAGAACAGGCGCGCAAAGCCGGGGTATTTCTCCAAGATGTAGCCATTGACTTTGCTGTGAGTAGCTCAATGCTACGTCCTAAAGAGACAGCCGAGATTATCTTGGGTCATCATCCTCAGATTAACTTGGAGTTACAAGACGGTTTGAGAGAAATCAGTCACGGACTTTGGGAAGGAAAACTAGAAGCGGAAATAGAACAAGAATTTCCCACAGAGTTGCACCAGTGGCGCATAGCACCAGCAGAAGTACAAATGCCAGAAGGTGAGAATTTACAGCAGGTATGGGAACGCAGTGTGATAAGTTGGCAAAATATTGTCCAAACGGCGTTAGCAAATCAACGGCAAACCGGACTCATCGTCGCACACGATGCTACAAATAAAACTTTGCTGTGTCATGTCCTGGGTTTAACTCCAGACAATTTCTGGAATTTTCGTCAAGGTAATGGTGCAGTTAGCGTGATTGACTACCCATCTGGATTAAATGGTGTCCCAGTTTTGCAAGCTATGAATATTACTAGTCACTTGAGTGGTGGTGTACTAGATAAAACCGCAGCCGGCGCATTGTAA
- a CDS encoding SH3 domain-containing protein, which translates to MKSQLIVITLALATTLTSFPAKAQTVCKVTDPTGTLLNLRKSPNGQIIGTIKNDTEVYIYEIVHDEKNRLWAKVGFEGRVWGWAFREFISCYQH; encoded by the coding sequence ATGAAAAGTCAACTTATAGTCATTACCTTAGCTCTAGCTACTACGCTTACTTCGTTTCCTGCAAAAGCTCAAACGGTTTGTAAAGTTACAGACCCAACCGGAACTCTATTAAACTTACGTAAATCACCCAATGGACAAATCATAGGCACAATAAAGAACGACACAGAAGTTTATATTTATGAAATTGTTCATGATGAGAAAAACCGATTATGGGCTAAGGTCGGCTTTGAAGGTAGAGTCTGGGGTTGGGCGTTTCGAGAGTTTATTAGTTGTTATCAGCACTAA
- a CDS encoding NUDIX hydrolase, whose product MRRKVNKVLDQSGVIPYRQRNGRIEILLITTRDRQDWVIPKGGVVKGMSPPASAAKEAWEEAGVLGQVDANKLGTYKYRKRGKVYRVKMYLLPVDMLIDNYPEASKRYRRWLDVTQAIKLIKKDAIKRILKVFIQTKLSYNISINNTNL is encoded by the coding sequence ATGAGACGCAAGGTAAACAAAGTATTAGATCAGTCTGGGGTTATTCCTTACAGACAGAGAAATGGCAGGATTGAAATCTTGTTAATTACCACACGCGATCGACAAGATTGGGTTATCCCTAAAGGCGGGGTTGTCAAAGGTATGAGTCCGCCTGCATCAGCCGCTAAAGAAGCATGGGAAGAAGCCGGAGTACTGGGACAAGTGGATGCGAATAAACTTGGTACTTATAAATATCGGAAACGAGGCAAAGTTTACCGAGTGAAGATGTATTTGTTACCAGTTGATATGTTAATTGATAATTATCCAGAAGCCAGTAAAAGATATCGGCGATGGTTGGATGTGACTCAAGCGATTAAATTGATTAAAAAAGATGCTATTAAACGTATTTTAAAAGTATTTATCCAGACTAAATTATCCTATAACATATCTATTAATAATACCAATTTATAA